cccAAAGGTAATGGATCACATCTTCCAAgcgacacattttaaaatgaaaccccATGTGCAATACGTAATAACTGCATGTGTTGAACAAATCTTAAGACTATTCAACAACAGATAAATTGAAACACTAAAGGTTGCAGGCAGGCTATCATTCTGAAGCTTCCTTACCTCCCCGGAAGTGTGTCTCCTGTCAGGGAGCACCAGAGTGTTGGCGTGGCTGCCCGGGACTACGGTCGAACCGATACTCATTCTGGGCCCGACTAGCATGTAGCGCTTGTCTCCTGATCTGTACTGGATGCTGTGACACAGTGTGCCGTCAAAATTGGCGTCTTGCAGATATTTGGAAGTGTACTCTGTGGATTTGGAGCACTGCATGGCGATCAGCacgatgatgctgatgacaAAAAGGAGCGACACCGAGCCCAAAGTGACGATGAGATAAAAAGTCACGTTGTCCTCCTCGTCCACTTTTGCTGCACTTTTCACATCGGAAGCTGCAAAAGCCTCTTTGGGTTCTACGAGTTTGACGGTCAGGGTGGCCGTTGCCGAGAGCGAAACGTTGCCGTTGTCTTTGACCAGGATGAGCAGTCGATGCTCAGCCTCGTCCGTCTCCGTGAAGGAGCGAAGTGTTCGGATCTGGCCCGTGTAGCGGTCCAAAGAAAACAGACTGTGGTCGCTGACTTGCTGCAGCGAAAACAGCAACCAGCCGTTATATCCGATATCGGCGTCATAGGCTCGGACTTTCGTCACCAAGTCTCCTGCTTTGAGATTGCGGGGAATTTCCTCCACCCCTTCGGCAGAACCGTTGGAGCTGACTGGATACAGGATGACCGGAGCGTTGTCGTTCTGATCCAGAATGAACACCTTCACTGTCACGTTGCTGCTCAGTGGAGGACTTCCACCGTCGGTGGCCACCACTTGGAAATGGAAACTTTTCAGCGTCTCAAAGTCAAAACTTTTTAATGCCGATATTTGTCCATTTTCTGAATTGATATTTAAACTGTGCAAATAAATGTGTTCCTTCTCTCTCCCATCTCTTAAAATGTGATATGTAATGTGGGCATTTTCACCTTCATCGTGGTCAAATGCGCTCACCGAAAAGGCGGACTGGCCTGAAGGGTTGTTCTCAGTCACGTAAAATGTGTAAGGGCTCGAGGAAAACTCTGGACTGTTGTCATTAACATCTGAGACAGCAAAAGTTATGCTTTTTTCAGACGACAAAGAGGGCACGCCTGCATCTCTCGCAACTACTCTAACCTCATATGTGGATTGCTGTTCTCTATCCAATGGTGATTTTGTGACGATAGAATACATGTTATCTTGTGTTGAAGGTGTTAATATAAAGGGGACATTTTCACTGATTGAGCAAATTACTTTTCCATTCAGACCAGAGTCTTCATCAAGTACACTGATTAATGCTACAGTGGTTCCCGGTCTAGCATCTTCTTTTATTGCGCTGGAAAATGACGTCACTTCGATCTCTGGAGTGTTGTCATTCATATCAATTATTTTTACGAGGACACTCTTTTCTGTCTGGAAAGGAGCAGATCCTTTATCAGAAGCCTGTATGTCAATTTCATAGCTTTCCTCTAATTCCGAATCAATCAGAGCTTGTACAGTTATTACACCTGTTTGAGGATTTATGCGGAACAGCTCACGTATTTTGctatttacattatttcctaATGTATAGATAATTTCACTATTGGTGCCCTCATCTGAATCAGTGGCATTCACTTGTATAACAGTCGTGCCAATTGGCGCATTTTCACGCAGAAGCGCCGAATAATTATCTTCTATGAAAACAGGCACATTATCATTAACATCTAAAACACGCACCCATATTTCAGCAGTTCCGGATTTACTCGGTTTTCCTCCGTCAATAGCTGACAAGAGCAATTTGTGATTGCTCTTTGCTTCTCTGTCGAGCGACTTGAACAGCACTAAAATTGGTATTTTACCATCCTTTCCTCGTTCTTTCACTTCCAAACGAAAATGGTCATTTGCACTGAGTTTATAGTCCTGGATGGAAAATGGCCCGACGTCGGGGTCGTGTGCAGCTTGCAGCTGGAGGCGCAAACCCGGCAAAGCAGATTCTGAAATCTCCAGACGTGATGCGTTCACGGAGAAGCTTGGAGAGTGGTCGTTAATGTCGAGCACATCCACGCTGACATAGTGAATTTCCAGCGGGTTTTCCAACAACGTTTTGAGCTGAATTACACACACGCTACTGCGCTCGCACACCTTCTCCCTGTCGATGACTCGGTCCACATAAAGCAGACCGTCACTGTGGTTGACGCTAAAGAACGTCTCTGATGAGCCCTCGACGATGCGGTACCCTCGCCCTTTCAGCGTGGCCTTGTCGAGTCCCAAATCCTTCGCTATGTTCCCCACAACAGTTCCTTCTTTCACTTCTTCTGCGATGGAATATCTGATCTGCGCGCAAACTCCGCTCCACGACAAAATAAGCACAGCAATCAAAGCAAACAATCGCCTTTGACCAACAGGCGAGTCACGTCCTCCGCGATTCATAATGATGGCGCAGCAATATCCACAGTGGAAAAAATACCTTCACCAAATGGCAATATATTCTAAAACTGTATGGTTGATTAAACCCAACCACAGCGCTGACTATAGTCACCGTGTGCGCCCAGAATGCACCAAGCGCTATTGTGTAAAAATCCACCCGACAAATGGGAGGATCTTTTTTTATTGACAAAGAGATTCTCTCCGAGCACATTCGTGCACATACTGACACCAAGTGATCGCCTCCAATATGTCGGATACGGAGACTTTCATTATTATATCACAAATACACACAGGTACCCGTCAATGAAAGACATGAACGATTTCGATTTAAAAAAACGGAAGAAGAATTAAGAATCGTTGCGCAATATTACAACGAGAAGGCAAACACCATTCCTACCGATTCAGCATCACACTGCACTCCTAAATTATTAATGTTTAGTTCCAAAATTCGCCACGAACATTTGGACGACCAAATCATATCCAACAAAAAATTTAAAGGCTTTATAGTTTGAAACCGTGGTACTGGTGTATGACACAACATTTATTCTTTGGAATATTTGTTTCATGTCGTTTGTTCCAGATTAGTAATAAAACAGGTCGCTTGGGATCTTGAAGTGAGTCCCGGCCCGcttttggcatgaaaaaaaaaaaacaaatatttaacgaagacttttattttgaaggacaaGCATCAGAAAAGTGCAGCGGTCTCACAATAGCCGTGAACACATGACGTGACTAACACGACTCAAATGCGTGGAGTTTGGATGCCAGCTACAGAAGGgtaaatatttcatgtttattgTGGATTTTTGCACATATAAAAACACGAAACAGTGTGCTCTTTTGATATTGTGTGCACTGATAATAGAGCTAAGTCACATCCACCTCCGTTTGAGCACACTGCTAAactgtaaaatgtcaaatatcggggcatatttgttgttgttttattaatgTTTTGAATGTTCCTGATATATGTACCTGTgtgtaaaaaatgtatat
This window of the Hippocampus zosterae strain Florida chromosome 1, ASM2543408v3, whole genome shotgun sequence genome carries:
- the LOC127610195 gene encoding protocadherin alpha-8-like isoform X25 codes for the protein MNRGGRDSPVGQRRLFALIAVLILSWSGVCAQIRYSIAEEVKEGTVVGNIAKDLGLDKATLKGRGYRIVEGSSETFFSVNHSDGLLYVDRVIDREKVCERSSVCVIQLKTLLENPLEIHYVSVDVLDINDHSPSFSVNASRLEISESALPGLRLQLQAAHDPDVGPFSIQDYKLSANDHFRLEVKERGKDGKIPILVLFKSLDREAKSNHKLLLSAIDGGKPSKSGTAEIWVRVLDVNDNVPVFIEDNYSALLRENAPIGTTVIQVNATDSDEGTNSEIIYTLGNNVNSKIRELFRINPQTGVITVQALIDSELEESYEIDIQASDKGSAPFQTEKSVLVKIIDMNDNTPEIEVTSFSSAIKEDARPGTTVALISVLDEDSGLNGKVICSISENVPFILTPSTQDNMYSIVTKSPLDREQQSTYEVRVVARDAGVPSLSSEKSITFAVSDVNDNSPEFSSSPYTFYVTENNPSGQSAFSVSAFDHDEGENAHITYHILRDGREKEHIYLHSLNINSENGQISALKSFDFETLKSFHFQVVATDGGSPPLSSNVTVKVFILDQNDNAPVILYPVSSNGSAEGVEEIPRNLKAGDLVTKVRAYDADIGYNGWLLFSLQQVSDHSLFSLDRYTGQIRTLRSFTETDEAEHRLLILVKDNGNVSLSATATVLVKLVEPKEAFAASDVKSAAKVEEEDNVTFYLIITLGSVSLLFVISIIVLIAMQCSKSTEYTSKYLQDANYDGTLCHSIQYRSGDKRYMLVGPRMSIGSTVVPGSHANTLVLPDRRHTSGEPKAPHSDWRYSASLRAGGVMQSSVHMEESSVMQGAQGVLVQNWPTASSAADAEGGEVSPPMGAGVDSNSWHFRYGPGGPGAPPQHLKAGEVPPEAFIIPGSPAIISIRQNQGGDDDKSDFITFGKKEEAKKKKKKKKDKKDKKDKGKDDDE
- the LOC127610195 gene encoding protocadherin alpha-8-like isoform X26; protein product: MNRGGRDSPVGQRRLFALIAVLILSWSGVCAQIRYSIAEEVKEGTVVGNIAKDLGLDKATLKGRGYRIVEGSSETFFSVNHSDGLLYVDRVIDREKVCERSSVCVIQLKTLLENPLEIHYVSVDVLDINDHSPSFSVNASRLEISESALPGLRLQLQAAHDPDVGPFSIQDYKLSANDHFRLEVKERGKDGKIPILVLFKSLDREAKSNHKLLLSAIDGGKPSKSGTAEIWVRVLDVNDNVPVFIEDNYSALLRENAPIGTTVIQVNATDSDEGTNSEIIYTLGNNVNSKIRELFRINPQTGVITVQALIDSELEESYEIDIQASDKGSAPFQTEKSVLVKIIDMNDNTPEIEVTSFSSAIKEDARPGTTVALISVLDEDSGLNGKVICSISENVPFILTPSTQDNMYSIVTKSPLDREQQSTYEVRVVARDAGVPSLSSEKSITFAVSDVNDNSPEFSSSPYTFYVTENNPSGQSAFSVSAFDHDEGENAHITYHILRDGREKEHIYLHSLNINSENGQISALKSFDFETLKSFHFQVVATDGGSPPLSSNVTVKVFILDQNDNAPVILYPVSSNGSAEGVEEIPRNLKAGDLVTKVRAYDADIGYNGWLLFSLQQVSDHSLFSLDRYTGQIRTLRSFTETDEAEHRLLILVKDNGNVSLSATATVTVKLVEPKEAFAASDVKSAAKVDEEDNVTFYLIITLGSVSLLFVISIIVLIAMQCSKSTEYTSKYLQDANYDGTLCHSIQYRSGDKRYMLVGPRMSIGSTVVPGSHANTLCLPDRRHTPGEPKAPHSDWRYSASLRAGGVMQSSVHMEESSVMQGAQGVLVQNWPTASSAADAEGGEVSPPMGAGVDSNSWHFRYGPGGPGAPPQHLKAGEVPPEAFIIPGSPAIISIRQNQGGDDDKSDFITFGKKEEAKKKKKKKKDKKDKKDKGKDDDE